Genomic window (Streptomyces sp. TG1A-60):
TTCGAGAAGGCCTCGATCAGCATGACGACGGGCAGCGCCCCGCCGAGCGACTTGTCGTAGCCGGTGAAGTTCTTCAGGGCGCCGACGAAGCCGTGCCGCCTGAAGGTCAGCGAGACCCACAGGACGTAGACGATCAGCGCGAGCGCCATCGGGTACGCGATGCTCGACGTGACCGGGAACTGGGCGACCGGAATGATCGACCAGAGGTTCAGCATCCAGATGAAGAAGAACAGCGCGACGACGAGCGGAACGTACCTCTCGCCCTCCTTCTTGCCCATGGTCTCGTAGACGACTCCGCGCCGGATGAAGTCGTAGCCCGCCTCGGCGACCATCTGGAGCTTGCCCGGAACGACCTGGGGCCTGCGGAACGCCGCCCAGAAGAAGCCGATCACGACGACCGAGCCGAGCAGCGCCAGCAACATCGTCTTGTTGAAGTACACGTCGCTGTCCGAGCCTCCCCAGAGGGGTTCGAACAGGAACGAGTGCAGCCCGGGCGACGGGAAGCCACAGCCGTCGAAGATGTGGCAGTCGGTCTCGAAGGCGAGCACCTGCGTGTGGTCAGCACTCACCGCGGGCTCCTTCAGCGTGGCGCATGGATTCGGCAACCTCGTGGTGTCGGCGCGGCGCGGAGCCGCGGATCGGCACGGGACTGGTGTTACGGATGTGGGGACGACTGCGGGACATCTCGCCCGGCGATACGGCAGGCGTCAGTTCAGATGCCCGCGCCCTCGATGCCGCAGATGACACCGGACGGTAGCAGGGTCTGCCATGCGCCCTTATTCCGGCCCTACGCCTCACGACGAATGCCCCGATTTCTCGTTCTTCGCACCCGTCGTCGACTCGGGCTCGACGTAAAGGATCTTGGCTTTCATGTGAGCACGCGCCTGTGCGGCGACCCAGGTGAGAGTGCCGGCGACCAGCGTGAGCGCGAAGACCTTCGGATCGAACAGCGTCGTGTCCTGGAAAAGGGCGATGAACATGAACATCAGCAGGATCTGCGCCAGGTACAGCATCAGACCCATCGCCTGGAAAAGGTTGGGAAGCGATTTGGCGGTCCACTGCAGGACATACAGGCCGACCCCCATGAACAGGAGCACGACCAGGATGGCGACGCCCGCCCCGATCGCACCCTTCCCACCGACGACCAGCCCGCCGACGACGGCGGCGACCACGCCGACGGCAGCCGTGGGCGCGGCGGCCTGAAGGAGGATCCGGACGTCATTGGACGGCATGGCGGCAACTCCGCTTTCACAGGGGGCAGGGTGTCGTCATGGACGAGCGTAGTCCCCGGGGGCGAGCGGAAATCTCGCGTCAACGGACCGTCGCACTGCGGCCCTTCGACTCCGTCCCGGGTTCTCGTGAACCGTATCACAAACTATTTGATGAGGTCTTTACCTGAATGGCGTGCCAGGTGTCACACATGAGAGTGAACCTGCCCGCCTGCGTCAAAACGACGCCGACTTGTCTGGTATAAGGCCGTTTGCACTGCCAGGGTCGTACAGGGCGTCGGCAAAGCGTTAGTCAGATTCTTACCTTGCCGGCGGGCCCGACGCCCCGGCCCCGCGCCCGCCCGCCGGGCGCCCGCACGCCTCAGCGGCGCGCGCCCGCCGGGCTCGGTTCCTCTTCGTGGGCCCGGCCGCCGATCGCCGTCGCGCCGTTCGGGGAGGGCGCCCAGTCGGGGACGGGCTCCGCGGCGACGGCGGGGGCCGCGCGGCGGCGGTAGCGGGGCGGCACGAAACGCTGCGCCCAGCGCGGGGCGCGGGGCGTGAAGCGGGGCAGCAGCAGGAGGAAGAGGCCGACACCGCTGAGCATGGCGATGGCGAGGACGATCCACATGGACGCCGCGTTCACGGTGTACGCCAGGGTGCCGAAGGCGATGACCGCCGACCAGAAGTACATGATGAGCACGGCCCGGCTGTGCGAGTGCCCGACCTCCAGGAGCCGGTGGTGCAGGTGGCCCCGGTCGGCGGCGAACGGCGACTGGCCGCGCCAGGTGCGGCGCACGATCGCGAGGACCAGGTCGGCCGCCGGGATCGCGATGATGGTCAGCGGCAACAGCAGCGGGATGTAGACCGGGACCATCGCGTAGACCGTGGTGCGCTCCGAGCCGTACAGGCCCATCGCGTCCGGGTCGACCTGCCCCGTGACGGAGATCGCGCCGGCCGCCAGCACCAGGCCGATCAGCATCGAGCCGGAGTCGCCCATGAAGATCCGCGCGGGGTGCATGTTGTGCGGCAGGAAGCCCAGGCACATGCCCATCAGCACCGCCGCGAAGAGCGTGGCGGGGGCCGCGGCCTCGATGCCGTAGCTGTACCAGAGGCGGTAGGCGTACATGAAGAACGCGCCGGAGGCGATGCACACCATGCCGGCCGCGAGACCGTCGAGGCCGTCGACGAAGTTGACCGCGTTGATGGTGATGACGACCAGGGCGACCGTGAGCAGGGTGCCCTGCCACTGGGTCAGCGCGACGATGCCGACACTCGGGATGGGCAGCCACAGGATCGTCAGACCCTGCATGACCATCACGCCGGCGGCGATCATCTGCCCGCCGAGCTTGATCAGGGCGTCGATCTCGAACTTGTCGTCCAGGACGCCGATGAGCCAGATCAACGCGGCCCCGGAGAGCAGCGCGCGCGGTTCGTTGGAGTCGGCGAAGACCTTGCTGAGGTTGGTCAGGTGGTCGGCGACCAGCAGACCGGCGCAGAGCCCGAAGAACATCGCGATGCCCCCGAGGCGGGGCGTGGGTTCTCGGTGGACGTCGCGCGCACGGATCTCCGGCATGGCTCCGGCCACGATCGCGAACTTCCGTACCGGCCCTGTCAGCAGGTACGTCACCGCGGCCGTGATACAGAGCGTCAGGAGGTATTCACGCACGGGCTTCCCCACAGGTCTCGCTGGCCATCACAGCCCCACACCCTAGCGATGCGCGCATATGGTCGGGGACTTCCGGGTAGCGACGATGGTTGCACGTGATGCTGTGCCTGGTGGTGCGTCTACCCCGCCTCAGCGCGGATACGGGGGAAATCTTCCAGCCAGGTCCCGCACTTCTTCACGCGCCCGCCTGCCGTCGCCGCCATCCCGCAGCACGCCCGCGAACAGCACGGCGAGGCGTGCCATCTCCGCCTCGCCCATGCCCTGGGTGGTCAGCGCGGCCGTGCCGAGCCGCAGGCCGCGGGCGCCGCCGCCGATGGCGTCGACGGCTCCGCCGTGGGGCAGCACGCAGCAGTCGAGGACGATCCCGGCGGCGGCGAGCCGTCCCCGCGCGGCGCGGCCGTCGACGCCGAGCGGCGCGGGATCGACGGTCAGCAGGTGGGTGTCGGTGCCACCGGTGACGACGACGAGCCCCTCCTCGGCCAGCCCTCGCGCGAGCGCGCGCGCGTTCGCGACCACCTGATGGGCGTACGCGGTGAACGCCGGTGCCGCCGCCTCCCCGAACGCGACGGCCTTCGCGGCGATGGTGTGCATCTGCGCGCCGCCCTGCGTGAACGGGAACACCGCGCGGTCCACCCGCTCGGCCGGCCCGCTCCCGCACAGCAGCATTCCGCCACGCGGCCCCCGCAACACCTTGTGCGTGGTGGCACAGACGATGTCGGCGTACGGCACCGGGCTGGGCGCCGCGCCCCCGGCGACCAGCCCGATCGGATGGGCCGCGTCGGCGATCAGGTACGCCCCCACCTCGTCGGCGACCTCACGGAAGAAGGCGTAGTCGATGTGGCGGGGGTACGAGGTCGAGCCGCACACGATGGCCTTGGGGCGGTGCGCACGGGCCAGGGCCCGCACCTGCTCGTGGTCGATGAGCCCGGACTCGGCGTCCACTCCGTACCCGACGAAGTCGAACCAGCGGCCGGAGAAGTTCGCGGGCGACCCGTGGGTGAGATGGCCGCCGAAGTGCAGCCCCATCGCCAGGACCGTGTCGCCGGGGCGCAGCAGGGCGGCGTACGCGGCCAGGACGGCCGAAGACCCCGAGTGGGACTGCACGTTGGCGTGCTCCGCCCCGAACAGCGCCTTCGCCCTCTCCACGGCCAGCCGCTCGGCGACGTCCACCATCTCGCAGCCGCCGTGGTACCGGGCCCCCGGATAGCCCTCCGCGTACTTGTTCGCCAGCGTCGACCCCAGGGCCGCCAGCACCGCGGGCGAGGTGAAGTTCTCGGCGGCGACGAGCTGCAGCGTCGTCGACTGCCGCTCGGACTCACCGAGCAGGATGTCGGCCAGTTCGGGATCCTGCCGCCGCAGGACATCGGCCTCTAGGACAGGGGTGACCGACATGAGGGGCTCCGGGGCATCGACGGTGACGTACGACCAATGTAGGCCGGGAACCCTCGAAACGCCCTGCGAACACCCCCGCTCCGCGGCCCCGGCGCTCCCGCCGACCTCTGCCGTCCCCGCCGCTCCCGCCGCTCCCGCCGATTGAGGGCCCCGCTGGCGCGGGGTCGAGAGTGGGGCGGGTGGGCTCAGACGGCAGCGATGGGGGCCGACGGCGGCGGGGATCAGGCGCGGGCCGGGACTCCGGTCAGGGCGGTCACCACCGGGTCCAGGGCCTGGTGTATCTCGTCGCCCACCGAGCGGAAGAAGGGCAGGGGCGCGCCGTAGGGGTCGTAGACCTCGTCCGCCTCGGCGGTCGGGGCCAGGAGCCACCCGCGTAGCGCCGCCGCCGCGCGGACCAGGGCGCGTGCGCGGACGACCATGCCCTCCTCCAGGGGAGGGAGGGTGGTCGGGTCGATGGCGCGGACCAGGCGGGTGAACTCCTTCAGCGTGAAGGTGCGCAGGCCGGCGGAGTGCCCCATGGAGATGACCTGCGCCCGGTGGTCACGGGTGGCGGTCAGCACGAGGTCGGCACGGATGACGTGCTCGTCCAGCAGTTCCCGGCCCGTGAAGCCGGAGGCGTCCGCGCCGAAGTCCGCGAGAACGGCCTCCGCGTTGGCTTCCATGGGCGCCCCCTCGTGCCCCCAGGTCCCCGCGCTCTCGACGATCAGGCCGCCCCCCAGCGGGTCCCCGAGCCGGTCCGCCAGGGCATGCCGGGTCAGCCGCTCGGTGATCGGCGAGCGGCACACGTTGCCGGTGCTGACGTGGAGGATGCGGAAGGTGTCACGCGGCAGCCCCGTGAAGGTCCGCGTCTCTTCCCCGTCCCATATGCCACGCCCCGCGTCAGGGGCCGTCAATTCGCCACCTCGAGGTCGGGTACGACCTTGCGCAGCTCCTCCGCCGACAGTGCGCCCGCACGCAGCAGGACCGGCACCTTGCCCGTGACGTCGACGATGGAGGACGGCTCGTTGCCGGGGGTCGGGCCGCCGTCGAGGTAGACGGAGACTGAGTCGCCGAGCATCGCCTCGGCGGCGTCGCAGTTCTCCGGGGCCGGGTGGCCGGTCAGGTTCGCAGAGGAGACGGCCATGGGGCCGACCTCGGTCAGCAGCTCGATG
Coding sequences:
- the atpB gene encoding F0F1 ATP synthase subunit A, with protein sequence MSADHTQVLAFETDCHIFDGCGFPSPGLHSFLFEPLWGGSDSDVYFNKTMLLALLGSVVVIGFFWAAFRRPQVVPGKLQMVAEAGYDFIRRGVVYETMGKKEGERYVPLVVALFFFIWMLNLWSIIPVAQFPVTSSIAYPMALALIVYVLWVSLTFRRHGFVGALKNFTGYDKSLGGALPVVMLIEAFSNLLVRPFTHAVRLFANMFAGHILLLLFTIASWYLLNGIGIAYAGVSFLMVIVMTAFELFIQALQAYVFVLLTCTYIQGALAEHH
- a CDS encoding MraY family glycosyltransferase, whose translation is MREYLLTLCITAAVTYLLTGPVRKFAIVAGAMPEIRARDVHREPTPRLGGIAMFFGLCAGLLVADHLTNLSKVFADSNEPRALLSGAALIWLIGVLDDKFEIDALIKLGGQMIAAGVMVMQGLTILWLPIPSVGIVALTQWQGTLLTVALVVITINAVNFVDGLDGLAAGMVCIASGAFFMYAYRLWYSYGIEAAAPATLFAAVLMGMCLGFLPHNMHPARIFMGDSGSMLIGLVLAAGAISVTGQVDPDAMGLYGSERTTVYAMVPVYIPLLLPLTIIAIPAADLVLAIVRRTWRGQSPFAADRGHLHHRLLEVGHSHSRAVLIMYFWSAVIAFGTLAYTVNAASMWIVLAIAMLSGVGLFLLLLPRFTPRAPRWAQRFVPPRYRRRAAPAVAAEPVPDWAPSPNGATAIGGRAHEEEPSPAGARR
- the glyA gene encoding serine hydroxymethyltransferase codes for the protein MSVTPVLEADVLRRQDPELADILLGESERQSTTLQLVAAENFTSPAVLAALGSTLANKYAEGYPGARYHGGCEMVDVAERLAVERAKALFGAEHANVQSHSGSSAVLAAYAALLRPGDTVLAMGLHFGGHLTHGSPANFSGRWFDFVGYGVDAESGLIDHEQVRALARAHRPKAIVCGSTSYPRHIDYAFFREVADEVGAYLIADAAHPIGLVAGGAAPSPVPYADIVCATTHKVLRGPRGGMLLCGSGPAERVDRAVFPFTQGGAQMHTIAAKAVAFGEAAAPAFTAYAHQVVANARALARGLAEEGLVVVTGGTDTHLLTVDPAPLGVDGRAARGRLAAAGIVLDCCVLPHGGAVDAIGGGARGLRLGTAALTTQGMGEAEMARLAVLFAGVLRDGGDGRRAREEVRDLAGRFPPYPR
- a CDS encoding protein-tyrosine-phosphatase, which codes for MTAPDAGRGIWDGEETRTFTGLPRDTFRILHVSTGNVCRSPITERLTRHALADRLGDPLGGGLIVESAGTWGHEGAPMEANAEAVLADFGADASGFTGRELLDEHVIRADLVLTATRDHRAQVISMGHSAGLRTFTLKEFTRLVRAIDPTTLPPLEEGMVVRARALVRAAAALRGWLLAPTAEADEVYDPYGAPLPFFRSVGDEIHQALDPVVTALTGVPARA
- a CDS encoding Sua5/YciO/YrdC/YwlC family protein, with the protein product MQWDLGDTRGTVAVRMPLHPVAIELLTEVGPMAVSSANLTGHPAPENCDAAEAMLGDSVSVYLDGGPTPGNEPSSIVDVTGKVPVLLRAGALSAEELRKVVPDLEVAN